In the genome of Acidobacteriota bacterium, the window GAAATGACAATCGACAGCGTCGCGTATATTTGCCCTTAATTCTTCGACAGTTTCACCTTGAGTGAAAATTGACTCACCCAGGGCCTTAGCGTTGTAGCCGCCTTCAATGTCTTCTTCAACTAGAAATATGATCTCGTTCATTGATATATCAAATTATAGACTAT includes:
- a CDS encoding 2-oxoisovalerate dehydrogenase: MNEIIFLVEEDIEGGYNAKALGESIFTQGETVEELRANIRDAVDCHFEPASKPKMIRLHFVSEEVLAA